CATTAACGAAAActtttgttgaaaaataatactcccgcCGTCCATGACTAAATGTCCCATAGTTGACCGGCttgtgttttaagaaattgtttgactttataaagaaaagtggataaaaaagttagtggaatgtgggtcctatttttatataatagttttataattaaatgtgaggGGAATAAGTTAGTGCAATGTAGGGTCCACGTAcgaaaaatagtaaaagtgaaatgagacatttattgggAGACAAACGAAGaaggaaaaatgtgacatttaatggcgcacggagggagtacttatttcGGTCTGAATCATATAGTTACAACAAAGAAACATTGACTTAAGAACTAGACTTTCATGCTCCCTACTgttgataataaaatagtttattttcatCATATGACATTTACCGGAGTGTGGAGTTtcagaaaatttattttttccttgcAGTCTTTTCTCCAAATTACCTGCGTGCAACTTTAGTTGGTGGATCCatttcattcatttcttagcatataaaataaaaaaatataccctACATGTGATATATGTTATAATGCTCAACCCAGGCTGAGGCAGCAGAAAATCTTTTGATGGACGAGATTAACAGAACTAAAGAAATTGAGGAACTGTTGCTCAGAGTAAGGCAAGAAACTGAGACAATGAAAAATCAGCACGATGAAATTCTAAAAGAACTTCAGCTGATTGAGGCCCAGAAGCCTGCACTAGAAAGACAACTAAGTGAAACCCGCTGTTCAGAGAGAGAGCTAGAAGACAAGATTGTTCAAGCTGTGAATCTCTTAATAACATTTAAGGGAAAACGGGATGAATTGCAGATGGAGTACGATTCTTCTGTAAGGAAAATTAACAGATATAGGGCATTGCAGACAGAGGATCCTTCAGTAATATCGCCTGCACATTTTTTTGGAACCAGTTTCTCGGATATCATTGAGGCTACCGAAAATTTTAAACCATCTCAAAAAGTTGGAGAGGGAAGGTATGGAAGTGTTTTCAAGGGAATGCTTAACCATAACAAGGTAGCTATAAAGATGTTACCGTCTTCGGGTTCTCAGAGTGATTCGGAGTTCAAGATTGAGGTAATATTTTCAAAGCTTAAGATTTGCCTATTAGCATAATAtcattacaaatttacaattatgCCCATGATGTGGGATTGTAAATTGCTTGAAATTGTAATCCTTCTTTAAATGAAATTCTATGCTCtcaatgatattatattcttAAGAAAGTTTGGTTCCAAAAGCAGTTACTTGTAGCTTGTCTGATATTATCATCTTAAAGGCTTATATGTCAATTCAGGTGGAAATTCTGTCGAGAGTGAGACATCCAAATCTTGTTACACTTTTTGGTGCCTGTCCAGAGTCGAGATCACTCATATATGAATACATTGAAAATGGCAGCCTTGAAGATTACCTTTCCAACCCTGCCAAAGCTTGTTCTCTTCCATGGCAGACTCGGATAAGGATTGCTATTGAAACATGTACTGCCCTCATGTTCTTGCATGCGAACAGCAGCTGTAATTTACATGGAAACTTAAAACCCTCAAATATTCTTGTTGATGTACATTTTGTCACCAAAATAAGTGAGTTTGGCATCTCAAATTTGGTGTCCCAGAACGAGAATCGTTTGAATTTGTACACAAGTGATCCAAAAGATCTTGAATACATTGATCCAGAATCTCTTGAAACTGGGGAGCTCACCCCAGAATCTGATGTGTTTTCGTTCGGGATGGTACTTTTAAGACTATTAACTGCAAGAGCGGCTAGAGGGGCATTGAGGGATGTGAAATGTGCTCTCGAAAGAGGAAAATTAGACAGCATACTCGACATGTCAGCTGGGGAGTGGCCACTCGGGACAGCCAAGAAGTTGGCTAATTTGGCTTTGAAATGCTGTGAACACGATAGCATGGATAGGCCAGATCTTGTGTCGCAAGTTTGGGCTATTCTTGAGCCGATGAGGGAGCTGTGCTCTGCCTCCGCCTCATCATCTGTGGATTCGGGGAGTAAGCGCAAAATACCTTCTCATTTTGTCTGTCCCATTATCCAGGTAATACTTACGAATGCATCTTGTTTTCTGTGACTCTGTCCAAATGCTTGTTGGTTGCTTTTGTTTAGCTGATTGAGAGTGGTGATGGCGCAGGATGTTATGACGGATCCGCATATAGCCGGAGACGGCTACACATATGAAGCAGAAGCAATACAAGGTTGGTTCAATAGTGGCCACAAAACTTCACCAATGACAAATCTCATGCTTGACAATTGCGACCTAATTCCAAACTATGCTCTTTATTACGCCATTCAGGAGTGGCACCAAACTGCATAAATCACCTCTTTCTCTCACACACACTCACGCATTCTTCCTCTGCTTCATATGTATGTGAACTCGTGTACACTGATTCGATCTGTTGGTTATTAAGTGCCTATATACACTTGCATTGCCAGATGCACCCACTCCAatgtaatagtagtactaatattcagtgcaaagtgaagaaaaagaagaaatatcAACTGTCAATATTAATGTTCCATTTTCTTTAGGGTTACAACTATTTCATAATACGttcttttaaaaatcttattcTCACTTTCACACGATAAAAAGAGGAAAGATGGTACAATAGGTGAAAGTCTAGTTTACACgaatgttattattattattattattattattattattatcatcatcatcatcatcattatgattattattatgattattattatgattattatgattattattattattattattattattattattatttaatactcccttcgttcccttgaagatgacccacttttctttttagtttgtcccaattaagatgactcattacttaaaatggaaacacttttatctctattttattctttttatcttactttactctctcttctcaacacataaaataaatttgcat
The nucleotide sequence above comes from Salvia hispanica cultivar TCC Black 2014 chromosome 5, UniMelb_Shisp_WGS_1.0, whole genome shotgun sequence. Encoded proteins:
- the LOC125189029 gene encoding U-box domain-containing protein 32 isoform X2, producing MQKLINQYLLFLSKMGKQADRLWIEMTEIEKGILQLITKYKIGRLIMGASAETFTPKKLSATNSSKAMIVCQQAPSSCHVWFISKGRLIYERPVGFHCHSTTVVPLSPPISRSGMAQTSNPEENIDVKVGSVKDIGHSARSTEDVDGELNTAPAVGETSQDGSTLFLKVDFPDHLPSHSSNTSLDSEFQEQEMCDLQSKLKHTMIDAEESKQTEIKEPLQQKAGEDILEALSKAEAAENLLMDEINRTKEIEELLLRVRQETETMKNQHDEILKELQLIEAQKPALERQLSETRCSERELEDKIVQAVNLLITFKGKRDELQMEYDSSVRKINRYRALQTEDPSVISPAHFFGTSFSDIIEATENFKPSQKVGEGRYGSVFKGMLNHNKVAIKMLPSSGSQSDSEFKIEVEILSRVRHPNLVTLFGACPESRSLIYEYIENGSLEDYLSNPAKACSLPWQTRIRIAIETCTALMFLHANSSCNLHGNLKPSNILVDVHFVTKISEFGISNLVSQNENRLNLYTSDPKDLEYIDPESLETGELTPESDVFSFGMVLLRLLTARAARGALRDVKCALERGKLDSILDMSAGEWPLGTAKKLANLALKCCEHDSMDRPDLVSQVWAILEPMRELCSASASSSVDSGSKRKIPSHFVCPIIQDVMTDPHIAGDGYTYEAEAIQGWFNSGHKTSPMTNLMLDNCDLIPNYALYYAIQEWHQTA
- the LOC125189029 gene encoding U-box domain-containing protein 32 isoform X1, whose translation is MGSEGEIGNRDSPIYVAVGRNVKVGKSLLTWAVENFCGSKICLVHVHQPASFASLFGGKLSTSNLKSQGIKASQEYETIKMQKLINQYLLFLSKMGKQADRLWIEMTEIEKGILQLITKYKIGRLIMGASAETFTPKKLSATNSSKAMIVCQQAPSSCHVWFISKGRLIYERPVGFHCHSTTVVPLSPPISRSGMAQTSNPEENIDVKVGSVKDIGHSARSTEDVDGELNTAPAVGETSQDGSTLFLKVDFPDHLPSHSSNTSLDSEFQEQEMCDLQSKLKHTMIDAEESKQTEIKEPLQQKAGEDILEALSKAEAAENLLMDEINRTKEIEELLLRVRQETETMKNQHDEILKELQLIEAQKPALERQLSETRCSERELEDKIVQAVNLLITFKGKRDELQMEYDSSVRKINRYRALQTEDPSVISPAHFFGTSFSDIIEATENFKPSQKVGEGRYGSVFKGMLNHNKVAIKMLPSSGSQSDSEFKIEVEILSRVRHPNLVTLFGACPESRSLIYEYIENGSLEDYLSNPAKACSLPWQTRIRIAIETCTALMFLHANSSCNLHGNLKPSNILVDVHFVTKISEFGISNLVSQNENRLNLYTSDPKDLEYIDPESLETGELTPESDVFSFGMVLLRLLTARAARGALRDVKCALERGKLDSILDMSAGEWPLGTAKKLANLALKCCEHDSMDRPDLVSQVWAILEPMRELCSASASSSVDSGSKRKIPSHFVCPIIQDVMTDPHIAGDGYTYEAEAIQGWFNSGHKTSPMTNLMLDNCDLIPNYALYYAIQEWHQTA
- the LOC125189029 gene encoding U-box domain-containing protein 32 isoform X3; this encodes MIVCQQAPSSCHVWFISKGRLIYERPVGFHCHSTTVVPLSPPISRSGMAQTSNPEENIDVKVGSVKDIGHSARSTEDVDGELNTAPAVGETSQDGSTLFLKVDFPDHLPSHSSNTSLDSEFQEQEMCDLQSKLKHTMIDAEESKQTEIKEPLQQKAGEDILEALSKAEAAENLLMDEINRTKEIEELLLRVRQETETMKNQHDEILKELQLIEAQKPALERQLSETRCSERELEDKIVQAVNLLITFKGKRDELQMEYDSSVRKINRYRALQTEDPSVISPAHFFGTSFSDIIEATENFKPSQKVGEGRYGSVFKGMLNHNKVAIKMLPSSGSQSDSEFKIEVEILSRVRHPNLVTLFGACPESRSLIYEYIENGSLEDYLSNPAKACSLPWQTRIRIAIETCTALMFLHANSSCNLHGNLKPSNILVDVHFVTKISEFGISNLVSQNENRLNLYTSDPKDLEYIDPESLETGELTPESDVFSFGMVLLRLLTARAARGALRDVKCALERGKLDSILDMSAGEWPLGTAKKLANLALKCCEHDSMDRPDLVSQVWAILEPMRELCSASASSSVDSGSKRKIPSHFVCPIIQDVMTDPHIAGDGYTYEAEAIQGWFNSGHKTSPMTNLMLDNCDLIPNYALYYAIQEWHQTA